The Enteractinococcus fodinae genome has a segment encoding these proteins:
- a CDS encoding ParA family protein, with protein sequence MEAGLADRDSVSQETSQGAGSIAATPLARQLESEKRRREKLKAKRMPKPEHTRIITISNQKGGVGKTTTTVNLSTAMARAGMNVLVIDMDPQGNASTALNIPHPPGTPSIYNVLIEDEALKDVVYDNPETDGLIVAPSTIDLAGAEIELVSLVAREQRLTRAIQNYSKYREQQGLPRLDYIFVDCPPSLGLLTVNAFVAAGEVLIPIQTEYYALEGLSQLVKNIEMIQQHLNPSLHISTILLTMFDSRTNLAVQVADEVREYFPKEVLDAVIPRNVRISEAPSYQQSVLTYDPSSTGALSYREAAMEIAERGPTSA encoded by the coding sequence ATGGAGGCAGGCTTGGCCGATCGAGATAGCGTTTCTCAGGAAACATCGCAGGGTGCAGGTAGCATCGCTGCGACGCCGCTGGCTCGGCAGTTAGAGTCCGAAAAGCGTCGTCGTGAGAAACTGAAGGCCAAGCGCATGCCCAAACCCGAGCACACCCGAATCATTACGATCTCAAACCAGAAGGGTGGCGTCGGGAAAACCACGACGACCGTGAACCTTTCGACCGCTATGGCGAGAGCTGGCATGAATGTGCTGGTCATCGATATGGATCCGCAGGGTAACGCCTCGACTGCGCTGAACATCCCCCACCCACCGGGAACACCATCGATTTACAACGTACTCATTGAAGATGAAGCCCTCAAAGACGTGGTGTACGACAACCCGGAGACAGATGGTCTGATCGTTGCCCCTTCGACGATCGATCTTGCTGGAGCAGAGATCGAGCTGGTCTCTCTTGTTGCGCGTGAGCAGCGTCTGACGCGCGCCATTCAAAACTACTCGAAGTACCGTGAGCAGCAAGGTCTGCCGCGCCTCGACTACATCTTTGTTGATTGTCCCCCAAGCCTCGGCCTCTTAACTGTTAACGCCTTCGTAGCGGCCGGTGAGGTACTCATTCCTATCCAGACTGAGTACTATGCCCTTGAAGGCTTGTCGCAGCTGGTAAAAAACATCGAGATGATTCAGCAGCATTTGAATCCGTCGCTGCATATTTCGACCATCCTTCTGACGATGTTTGACTCCCGAACAAATCTCGCGGTTCAAGTCGCCGATGAAGTACGCGAATACTTCCCCAAAGAAGTACTCGACGCCGTGATTCCTCGGAACGTGCGAATCTCCGAAGCTCCTTCGTACCAGCAAAGTGTGCTCACCTACGATCCAAGCTCGACCGGTGCTCTAAGTTATCGTGAAGCAGCTATGGAAATTGCAGAGCGTGGCCCAACCTCTGCCTAA